A window of the Cicer arietinum cultivar CDC Frontier isolate Library 1 chromosome 6, Cicar.CDCFrontier_v2.0, whole genome shotgun sequence genome harbors these coding sequences:
- the LOC101490411 gene encoding uncharacterized protein isoform X2 — translation MDLRCWEIFKFCLQESLKIHVSLNMSRNILQTVQFIVRNSLFLLEDLSTCSGEDFKSDEKFKRYDTALDCVSLVFSSHGGLSNENLDLWVETTGAAVELVLKIHGKNLDGSCVGSFALRSLWLVLQPFSMFLRVHPARKGFQNFVDKLLEPLLQLSGELQLRVNGRDPIWTGRLMKVVEEVLTHGLFHPVHIDEFLSLNGSEKYVASCDDKPKDSKASIKSYHRHLFDVLNKIISRKNAIAMGSLGLLFRLYADSARKFKGTSVLYEGNNTMEKINDLRQPVSGETSSSNNISVDTQKSLFNFLVLIMEPLLLEINTCLQAKIDAELLFSDLFGILKSIGNLLASFLQEKVYVKTEDTSGGACLNFLKKIFSSLIASSTSVLCLSNYDTNNMKGAETFILAANEILVAMGYLLEIEYEVIGEDLVNLWFILLSYSAINCNLSNAFDRCSLSSTIPDLGCQIINLYSQLRQVQIAILTLCKALRLLTCDAEESSSKFLTFISNDVYSESVERMLSSHKFIHTIYKAMESIPEGQVSGFIKQITDDISETLRWMKDCSPLVDKNKLRMINLQAELLGRGLSRLYSLVLDSATITEGNSNLLGVAVKELMSLLRPYLSILVIQQTDTICKFFSSVIGETVDQVVGKGKVLKKFGRSSQWVFVFFFQLFASSRSLLRQAISLMPPSLSKKVSAEMGDYSAYSAFELMEKTDETDISFFSWIVQPSASLLVVMQLISDFYLKYGFDDSSPLVYIFQSMALQRLVDLNRHIILLNYLQKKHYKSRIKALKEEATGLTSFIMENLSCVYQSPIFVSDDVKCEDLVSLAPQINKWNQGIYVANKNSLPIAIWSNLCKNIDIWGNHGSKKQLKKFFSHLLRTSLHCASSSLHDLDMQDECKLLKRVTLPHISLDLLSDSILYEQKFVHRNLATIFCSALEKSVLPLFSNIACTAVELQSAPNWIECLSALDNSALVKNKEVPVEKLAAHSSDKLNADISSRENASPLTIKSFTDCHHLLNLLSLMVDVNAGSSSHIVTSIFNLERLLVNALVYFQSTVYQDYYCEYLRLFVSCRKALRYILVGLCEKTDTIQSSPNSVISESSFPVLWLSKSLYVTVGIRDIFSAENVLSKSLMFSLMDHTSYALLGIGKRQIIHAFSIDKEAEMPCEEISDHKISHGENDLLSSSPYVDSSKLEALKCLTFMAENLKELMQNVLVSQKDNPCCVNVGHCLTLENINRLSAAVSCFSGVLWGLTSALGQTDAKDSSHIEKVLTWKREHGSELNSCIFSFVEVVDFFINKILCENNQLSESLHDTQSFENPVFNLSLSGTEYLSPECAVSKANASAGTQIESKAEAICSTSSAIDDVSRRDSDVERMLNSESVNFVASVLARDDSPESLGLNKPLLQSLVKGDNPEVAFLLRQLLIASSSLLRLNLQKDDSPLPSSFVPTFIKISQILLLEFTEMVGVPQQPAFLLLDGALSYLRELASYFRFIDPTSSSKVYTKLVQIHMRAIGKSILLQGKRATLTLHERQSSTKTLHKGSFEACSSNEMYDFCLDELKTRLRVSFKAYLERQSELHLLSTIQAIERALVGVQEGCTAIYDIKTSKDGGEISSLVAAGIDCFDMIIDFVSGRKSLKLIKRHCQSLVSSVFSIIAHLQSPRIFYVNLRCRTVDGTPDPGSAILMCVEVLATISRKLGLFSMDVWHVGHMLHIPAALFQNFHQHRISKASRSSYTLMISEEQISHPAEGVNLCHVDHQFTINLFVACCQLLCTIIRHRPSECKQCVAHLEASVTVLLNCLETVLENNSMVSEGCFSWEVEEGVKCACFLRRIYEEIKQQKDIFGRQCCLFLSNYISVYSGYGPSRSGIRREIDEALRPGVYALIDACSVDDLQYLHTVFGEGPCRNTLATLQHDYKLNFKYEGKV, via the exons ATGGATCTTCGTTGTTGGGAGATTTTCAAGTTTTGCTTGCAGGAGTCTTTGAAGATTCATGTCTCTCTGAATATGTCGCGAAACATTCTACAGACTGTTCAATTTATTGTCAGAAATAGTCTGTTCCTGCTAGAGGACTTATCTACATGTTCAGGAGAAGATTTTAAATCTGATGAAAAGTTTAAACGGTATGATACTGCTCTTGATTGTGTTTCGTTGGTGTTCTCATCCCATGGTGGTTTGTCAAATGAAAATTTGGACTTATGGGTTGAAACGACTGGAGCAGCGGTTGAGCTCGTCCTAAAAATACATGGCAAGAACCTTGACGGAAGCTGTGTGGGTTCTTTTGCATTACGCTCTTTGTGGTTGGTGCTTCAGCCTTTCTCCATGTTTTTGAGGGTCCATCCAGCTAGGAAaggatttcaaaattttgtggATAAACTTCTCGAGCCATTGTTGCAATTGTCAGGCGAGTTGCAACTTCGGGTTAATGGAAGAGATCCCATTTGGACAGGGAGATTGATGAAGGTGGTGGAAGAAGTTCTTACTCATGGACTTTTTCACCCAGTTCATATTGATGAATTTTTAAGCTTAAACGGTTCAGAAAAGTATGTCGCTTCATGTGATGATAAACCTAAAGATTCAAAAGCCTCTATTAAGAGTTATCATAGACATTTGTTTGATGTGCTGAACAAAATTATATCCAGAAAGAATGCTATAGCAATGGGTAGCTTAGGTTTGTTATTTCGCTTGTATGCTGATTCTGCAAGAAAGTTCAAGGGAACTTCAGTTTTGTATGAAGGGAACAATACAATGgagaaaataaatgatttaaggCAACCTGTGTCAGGAGAAACTTCTAGCTCTAATAATATTTCTGTAGATACTCAAAAAtccctttttaattttttggtaCTGATTATGGAGCCTCTTTTGCTTGAGATTAATACCTGTCTCCAAGCTAAAATAGATGCCGAACTGCTTTTTTCTGATCTTTTTGGTATACTGAAGTCTATTGGTAATTTGCTTGCTAGTTTTCTGCAAGAGAAAGTATATGTAAAAACAGAGGACACATCTGGAGGAGCTTGTCTTAATTTCTTGAAGAAAATATTCAGTTCATTGATAGCTAGTTCCACTAGTGTACTCTGCTTGTCCAACTATGATACAAATAACATGAAGGGGGCGGAAACATTTATTTTAGCAGCTAACGAGATATTAGTTGCAATGGGTTATCTTTTGGAAATTGAATATGAGGTTATTGGAGAAGATTTGGTGAATTTATGgtttattttgttatcataCTCTGCCATCAATTGCAATTTGTCAAATGCTTTTGATCGATGCTCATTATCTTCCACCATTCCTGACTTGGGGTGCCAAATAATTAATCTCTACAGTCAACTTCGCCAG GTACAAATTGCCATCTTAACATTGTGCAAAGCACTTAGGCTTTTGACTTGTGATGCTGAAGAAAGTTCTTCTAAGTTCTTGACATTTATATCTAATGATGTTTATTCCGAATCAGTTGAAAGGATGTTATCTTCACATAAGTTCATCCACACCATTTATAAAGCCATGGAATCTATTCCAGAAGGGCAAGTGAGTGGTTTTATTAAACAGATAACAGATGATATATCTGAAACTCTTAGGTGGATGAAAGACTGCTCTCCATTGGttgataaaaacaaattacGGATGATTAATCTGCAGGCAGAGCTCCTGGGTAGAGGGCTCTCTAGACTGTATTCTTTAGTGCTTGATTCAGCCACTATAACTGAAGGCAATAGCAATCTTCTTGGAGTTGCTGTTAAAGAACTTATGTCATTGTTGCGTCCCTACTTGAGTATTCTAGTTATACAACAAACAGATACTATTTGCAAGTTTTTTTCATCTGTAATAGGAGAAACTGTTGATCAGGTTGTTGGAAAGGGAAAGGTTTTGAAGAAATTTGGTAGGTCCAGTCAATGGGTCTTTGTGTTCTTTTTTCAGTTGTTTGCATCCAGCCGAAGCTTGCTTAGGCAAGCAATCAGCCTTATGCCTCCCAGTTTATCAAAAAAAGTGTCTGCCGAGATGGGGGATTACTCAGCATATTCTGCCTTTGAGTTGATGGAGAAGACTGATGAGACTGACATCAGTTTCTTTTCATGGATTGTCCAACCTTCTGCTTCCCTTCTTGTTGTTATGCAATTAATTTCAGACTTCTATCTAAAGTATGGCTTCGACGATTCTTCCCCTCTGGTTTATATATTTCAGTCTATGGCTCTTCAGAGGCTTGTTGACTTGAATAGGCACATtatattgttgaattatttGCAAAAGAAACATTATAAATCACGAATCAAGGCCTTGAAGGAAGAAGCTACTGGACTTACTAGTTTTATCATGGAAAACTTATCATGTGTGTATCAATCCCCGATCTTTGTTTCTGATGATGTAAAATGTGAAGATTTAGTTTCTTTGGCTCCTCAAATCAACAAATGGAATCAGGGAATTTATGTTGCTAACAAAAATTCATTGCCAATAGCCATTTGGTCAAATCTCTgcaaaaatattgatatttgggGAAACCATGGTTCCAAGAAACAGTTGAAAAAATTCTTCTCACATTTACTTCGTACTTCCCTTCACTGTGCATCAAGCAGTTTGCATGACCTAGACATGCAAGATGAGTGTAAGCTACTCAAGAGAGTCACCTTGCCGCATATATCATTAGACCTTCTAAGTGATTCAATTTTGTACGAACAAAAG TTTGTCCACAGGAATCTAGCCACAATCTTTTGCAGTGCTTTAGAGAAATCTGTATTACCATTGTTTAGTAATATTGCATGTACTGCTGTCGAGCTTCAGTCAGCACCTAACTGGATAGAGTGTTTAAGTGCCCTCGACAACTCAGCActtgtaaaaaataaagaggTTCCAGTTGAAAAGCTAGCCGCCCATTCATCTGACAAGCTTAATGCAGATATCAGCAGCAGAGAAAATGCCTCCCCTCTTACCATCAAAAGTTTCACAGATTGCCACCATTTGCTTAATCTCTTATCTTTGATGGTCGATGTAAATGCAGGATCATCTTCACATATTGTGACTAGTATTTTCAACCTTGAAAG GCTTCTTGTAAATGCCTTGGTGTATTTTCAGAGCACAGTGTACCAGGACTACTATTGTGAGTATTTGAGATTATTTGTCTCTTGCCGGAAGGCCTTAAGATATATATTAGTGGGATTATGTGAGAAGACAGACACCATCCAATCCTCACCAAATTCGGTTATTTCTGAAAGTTCATTTCCTGTTTTGTGGCTTTCAAAGTCTTTATATGTGACTGTTGGAATTCGCGATATTTTCTCAGCAGAAAATGTTCTATCTAAATCTTTGATGTTTTCTTTAATGGATCACACCTCGTATGCCTTGTTGGGCATTGGAAAACGTCAAATTATCCATGCTTTTTCCATTGATAAAGAAGCTGAGATGCCTTGCGAAGAAATCTCTGATCACAAAATTAGTCATGGAGAGAATGATTTGCTTTCATCTTCTCCATATGTAGATTCTTCCAAGCTTGAGGCATTGAAATGTTTAACCTTTATGGCTGAGAATTTGAAAGAGCTGATGCAAAACGTGCTTGTTTCTCAAAAGGATAACCCTTGCTGTGTCAATGTGGGACATTGTCTTACTTTGGAAAACATTAATAGACTGTCTGCTGCAGTTTCATGCTTTAGTGGGGTTTTGTGGGGCCTAACATCTGCCCTGGGCCAAACAGATGCTAAAGATAGCAGCCATATAGAAAAAGTGTTGACGTGGAAACGCGAACATGGCTCTGAACTAAATAGttgtatattttcttttgtggaAGTTGTTGattttttcataaacaaaattCTCTGTGAGAATAATCAACTCTCTGAAAGTTTACATGATACCCAGAGTTTTGAAAATCCAGTGTTCAACTTATCTTTGTCTGGTACAGAGTATTTGTCACCAGAATGTGCAGTTTCTAAGGCTAATGCCTCAGCTGGAACACAAATAGAATCTAAAGCGGAAGCTATTTGCTCCACTTCATCAGCAATTGATGATGTCTCCAGACGTGACAGTGATGTTGAAAGAATGTTAAATTCAGAAAGTGTAAACTTTGTTGCCAGTGTTTTGGCTAGGGATGATTCCCCTGAGTCACTGGGTCTGAATAAACCTTTGTTACAAAGCTTGGTAAAAGGTGATAATCCTGAAGTAGCTTTTTTGCTAAGACAACTGTTAATAGCTTCGTCGTCTCTTTTGAGGCTAAATTTGCAGAAGGATGATTCGCCATTGCCTTCAAGTTTTGTGCCTACTTTTATCAAAATCTCACAAATCTTGTTATTAGAATTTACAGAGATGGTTGGGGTCCCACAACAACCTGCTTTTCTTTTGTTAGATGGTGCTCTCAGCTATTTGAGAGAATTAGCAAGTTATTTTCGATTCATTGATCCTACCTCATCGAGTAAAGTTTATACAAAATTAGTACAGATTCATATGAGGGCAATAGGCAAGTCCATATTGTTGCAAGGAAAAAGGGCAACGCTAACCTTACACGAAAGACAGTCAAGTACGAAGACACTACATAAAGGATCATTTGAAGCTTGCTCTTCTAATGAAATGTATGATTTTTGCTTGGATGAATTGAAAACTAGGCTGCGGGTGTCTTTCAAAGCATATTTAGAGAGGCAATCAGAGTTGCATCTTTTGTCTACTATACAGGCCATTGAGAGAGCTCTAGTTGGAGTACAAGAAGGATGTACTGCAATCTATGACATAAAAACAAGTAAAGATGGGGGAGAAATTTCGTCACTTGTGGCAGCTGGCATTGATTGCTTTGACATGATTATTGACTTTGTTTCAG GTCGGAAAAGCTTGAAGCTGATCAAAAGACACTGTCAAAGCTTAGTATCTTCTGTTTTCAGCATTATTGCGCATTTACAGAGCCCACGTATATTTTATGTTAACTTGAGATGTAGAACAGTTGATGGTACTCCTGATCCTGGGTCAGCCATTCTCATGTGTGTTGAAGTGCTAGCTACAATCTCAAGGAAACTTGGTCTATTCTCAATGGATGTGTGGCATGTAGGTCACATGCTACATATCCCTGCAGCACTCTTTCAGAATTTTCATCAGCATAGAATTTCTAAAGCTTCTCGTTCATCATATACATTGATGATATCAGAAGAGCAAATATCTCATCCAGCAGAGGGAGTGAATTTATGTCATGTAGATCACCAGTTCACAATTAACCTATTTGTTGCATGTTGTCAACTATTGTGTACCATTATAAGGCATCGTCCAAG TGAGTGCAAGCAGTGTGTTGCTCATCTAGAAGCTTCTGTTACTGTTCTTCTTAATTGCTTGGAGACAGTTTTAGAGAACAACTCAATGGTGAGTGAAGGTTGCTTTTCATGGGAAGTAGAAGAGGGAGTGAAATGTGCTTGTTTTCTACGAAGAATTTATGAAGAG ATAAAACAGCAGAAAGATATATTTGGTCGTCAATGTTGTCTGTTTTTATCCAACTATATATCGGTTTATTCAGGATATGGTCCCAGCAGAAGTGGTATTAGAAG AGAAATAGATGAAGCTTTAAGACCAGGTGTCTATGCTTTGATAGATGCTTGCTCAGTTGATGATCTTCAATATCTTCATACTGTTTTTGGAG AGGGACCTTGCAGAAATACCTTGGCAACTCTTCAACATgattacaaactcaattttaaatatgaagGAAAAGTGTGA